One Solanum pennellii chromosome 10, SPENNV200 genomic region harbors:
- the LOC107001806 gene encoding inactive protein RESTRICTED TEV MOVEMENT 2-like isoform X1, whose product MMENKLQGHFEPTCEWQHQDGADLLLVHLPEFKDKEGLKVQVSNCGVVKISGDGQANQTRLNFLKEIQLGKDHNVDAIKAKFEKGVLKITLPKKNTNEVSNKSRFKKVKKVALGVVAIVVVVSAFSGFAYYIYRSTIVKD is encoded by the exons ATGATGGAAAACAAATTACAAGGTCATTTTGAGCCAACTTGTGAGTGGCAACATCAAGATGGAGCTGATCTTCTCTTGGTCCATCTCCCAG AATTCAAGGATAAAGAAGGATTGAAGGTACAAGTTAGCAATTGTGGAGTTGTAAAGATTTCAGGAGATGGACAAGCAAACCAAACAAGATTAAATTTTCTCAAAGAGAttcaattaggaaaggatcataatGTAGATGCAATAAAGGCCAAATTTGAGAAGGGTGTTCTCAAAATTACACTGCCAAAGAAGAATACAAATGAAGTATCAAATAAATCAAGATTCAAGAAAGTCAAAAAAGTGGCCTTGGGTGTTGTAGCTATCGTGGTTGTAGTTTCTGCTTTCTCAGGATTTGCTTACTACATTTATAGGTCTACAATTGTTAAAGACTAA
- the LOC107001806 gene encoding uncharacterized protein LOC107001806 isoform X2, producing the protein MELIFSWSISQDKEGLKVQVSNCGVVKISGDGQANQTRLNFLKEIQLGKDHNVDAIKAKFEKGVLKITLPKKNTNEVSNKSRFKKVKKVALGVVAIVVVVSAFSGFAYYIYRSTIVKD; encoded by the exons ATGGAGCTGATCTTCTCTTGGTCCATCTCCCAG GATAAAGAAGGATTGAAGGTACAAGTTAGCAATTGTGGAGTTGTAAAGATTTCAGGAGATGGACAAGCAAACCAAACAAGATTAAATTTTCTCAAAGAGAttcaattaggaaaggatcataatGTAGATGCAATAAAGGCCAAATTTGAGAAGGGTGTTCTCAAAATTACACTGCCAAAGAAGAATACAAATGAAGTATCAAATAAATCAAGATTCAAGAAAGTCAAAAAAGTGGCCTTGGGTGTTGTAGCTATCGTGGTTGTAGTTTCTGCTTTCTCAGGATTTGCTTACTACATTTATAGGTCTACAATTGTTAAAGACTAA